Proteins from a genomic interval of Lelliottia amnigena:
- the mipA_1 gene encoding MltA-interacting MipA family protein, with protein sequence MNIKKNLLIVAALFSASSAMASDFSLGAGAVFNESAYKGYNEKVLAIPLISYEGDNFYVRQFTAGWTFWKDSKNELSLTASWMPLHFDPDDNDDHAMAKLDERKASAMLGGAYYRHEKWGSMKFAVAADAMDESGGVVGEISYFKPIRMDYLTLIPSVGVLYYDESFNDYYYGVSGKESRRSGMERYSAGDSWNPYVALVAKYELTDTLILNASAAYTVLPDDVKNSPMIDKQDSLALMTGLSWRF encoded by the coding sequence ATGAATATCAAAAAGAATTTACTTATCGTCGCGGCATTATTTTCTGCATCTTCAGCCATGGCCAGTGATTTTTCACTGGGTGCGGGGGCGGTATTTAATGAATCGGCTTATAAAGGATATAACGAGAAAGTTTTAGCAATTCCTTTAATCAGTTATGAAGGCGATAATTTCTATGTGCGTCAATTTACGGCGGGTTGGACATTCTGGAAAGATAGCAAAAATGAATTAAGCCTGACGGCTTCATGGATGCCACTGCACTTCGATCCGGATGACAATGACGACCACGCCATGGCAAAACTCGATGAACGTAAAGCCTCTGCGATGCTGGGAGGTGCTTATTACCGTCATGAAAAATGGGGCAGCATGAAGTTTGCTGTCGCGGCGGACGCCATGGATGAAAGCGGTGGTGTGGTCGGCGAAATATCGTATTTCAAGCCGATTCGCATGGACTACCTGACTCTGATTCCATCGGTTGGCGTTCTGTATTATGACGAAAGCTTCAACGATTACTACTACGGTGTTTCTGGTAAAGAGTCACGCCGCAGCGGCATGGAACGCTACTCCGCCGGAGATAGCTGGAACCCATACGTGGCTCTGGTTGCCAAATATGAGCTGACGGATACCCTTATCCTGAATGCCAGCGCCGCCTATACCGTATTACCTGACGACGTGAAGAACAGCCCAATGATTGACAAGCAAGACAGTCTCGCGCTGATGACTGGCTTGAGCTGGCGTTTCTAA
- the bax_1 gene encoding Bax — translation MISTPIRRFGATILMLLTVTFSGEVLAKTHTDTTSKKAHVIKTTTTSSKSKVSSKKEYSRNSVKSSSLPDLRKYPSGTPRKKSVSPDGNALYYKPKFCDYRRS, via the coding sequence ATGATATCGACTCCCATACGACGATTTGGGGCTACGATACTCATGTTGCTCACCGTGACTTTTTCAGGTGAGGTGCTTGCTAAAACGCACACGGATACAACGAGTAAGAAAGCCCACGTCATAAAGACGACGACAACAAGCAGTAAGAGTAAGGTTAGCAGTAAGAAAGAGTATTCTCGCAATAGTGTTAAGAGTAGTTCACTGCCTGATTTGCGAAAATACCCTTCCGGGACACCAAGAAAAAAAAGCGTTTCTCCGGACGGTAATGCCTTATATTACAAGCCAAAATTCTGCGATTACCGCAGATCGTAA
- a CDS encoding Uncharacterized conserved protein, whose translation MDFTERLNVLSVKIKQQLNAITTEEATKTAFVMPFIHNVLGYDVFDPSEVTPEFVCDVGTKKGEKIDYAIIKNNEVQILIECKKIGEPLNINHASQLFRYFHVTNARISILTNGQIYRFYTDLDAPNKMDEKPFLEIDLLDIDENIIPELNKLTKASFDLESIINAAGELKYVSQIKKIIHTQLNNPEDDFVKFFASRVYDGILTQKVRESFLNLTKKAASQYINDQINERLKSAITGIPSISSEPQSEALPEDEDTQKDDSDVVTTLEELEGYHVVKAITRTVLDASRITQRDTKSYFGILVDDNNRKPICRLHFNRSQKYIGLFDIEKNETRHPIGTVDDIYSFADILKATASLYI comes from the coding sequence ATGGACTTTACTGAGAGACTCAACGTTTTATCTGTTAAAATAAAACAACAACTCAATGCTATTACTACTGAAGAAGCAACAAAAACAGCATTTGTTATGCCATTTATTCATAACGTTCTCGGTTATGATGTTTTTGATCCTTCCGAGGTTACCCCTGAATTTGTTTGTGATGTGGGAACAAAAAAAGGTGAGAAGATTGATTATGCGATAATTAAAAACAATGAGGTACAAATACTTATAGAATGCAAAAAAATAGGAGAACCCCTGAATATTAATCATGCCTCACAGTTATTTAGATACTTCCATGTTACTAATGCACGAATATCCATTTTGACTAATGGACAAATCTACCGCTTTTATACGGACTTGGATGCGCCGAATAAAATGGATGAGAAACCTTTTTTAGAAATTGATCTATTAGATATTGATGAAAACATTATCCCTGAGTTAAATAAACTCACTAAAGCTTCTTTTGACCTTGAGTCAATAATAAATGCAGCAGGCGAGTTAAAATACGTCAGCCAAATTAAGAAAATCATTCACACACAACTAAACAATCCAGAAGATGATTTTGTAAAATTTTTTGCCTCAAGGGTATATGATGGAATATTGACGCAAAAAGTGAGAGAGTCTTTCCTAAATCTAACAAAAAAAGCTGCAAGCCAATATATTAACGATCAGATTAACGAAAGATTGAAATCAGCTATCACTGGAATTCCGTCGATTAGCTCAGAGCCACAAAGTGAAGCATTACCTGAAGACGAAGACACTCAAAAAGATGATAGCGATGTGGTCACAACTCTCGAGGAACTTGAGGGGTATCATGTAGTCAAAGCGATCACAAGGACTGTATTGGATGCATCTCGAATTACTCAACGTGACACAAAAAGTTACTTTGGCATACTTGTTGATGATAATAATCGCAAGCCAATCTGCCGACTGCACTTTAACAGATCGCAAAAATACATAGGGTTATTTGATATAGAGAAAAATGAGACACGTCATCCTATAGGCACGGTAGATGACATCTATTCTTTTGCAGATATTTTAAAAGCTACTGCCAGCTTGTATATATAG
- the malS_2 gene encoding periplasmic alpha-amylase: MSPAHTPGGTLVKIATTGKRNETLRFSPSCSYPRWQTLAGHPPDFSTFKAEGTGLFTGHATLAKGTRPLTLSFDNACWQPTEAVKLNEMLSLKPCEGTPPQWRLFREGDYQMRIDTRSGTPTLMLTVQSVTDKPVTDVTRQCPKWGRQAPHP; this comes from the coding sequence ATGAGTCCTGCACATACGCCTGGTGGCACACTGGTTAAAATTGCCACAACAGGAAAAAGGAATGAAACGCTCCGCTTTAGCCCCTCTTGCTCTTACCCGCGATGGCAAACGCTGGCTGGTCATCCCCCGGATTTCTCTACGTTTAAAGCAGAAGGAACCGGACTTTTCACAGGCCATGCAACGCTCGCGAAGGGTACGCGTCCTCTTACGCTCAGTTTTGACAATGCGTGCTGGCAGCCAACCGAAGCCGTAAAACTCAACGAAATGCTCTCGCTTAAACCGTGCGAAGGAACCCCACCGCAATGGCGCTTATTCCGCGAAGGGGATTACCAAATGCGCATTGATACGCGCTCTGGCACACCTACGCTGATGCTTACCGTGCAAAGTGTAACCGACAAACCTGTCACGGACGTCACTCGACAATGTCCTAAATGGGGACGGCAAGCCCCTCACCCTTGA
- the hydN_1 gene encoding 4Fe-4S ferredoxin gives MNRFIVANSEKCIGCRTCEVACVVAHQQEQDCAQLSAEAFLPRIQVVKGDTFSTAVTCHHCEDAPCGNVCPTGAIRREQGRIAVDQRQCIGCKSCMIACPFGALRVVVNHHRAQAIKCDLCHHRTQGPACVEACPTHALSCVDVAQLRSERLQ, from the coding sequence ATGAACCGGTTTATCGTGGCGAATTCGGAAAAATGCATCGGCTGCCGCACGTGTGAGGTGGCCTGCGTCGTGGCACATCAGCAAGAACAGGACTGCGCGCAGCTTTCAGCAGAGGCTTTTCTCCCGCGAATCCAGGTGGTGAAAGGGGATACCTTTTCGACGGCCGTGACCTGCCATCACTGTGAAGATGCGCCATGTGGCAATGTTTGCCCAACGGGTGCCATTCGGCGTGAGCAGGGCAGAATAGCGGTGGATCAGCGCCAGTGTATTGGATGTAAAAGCTGCATGATCGCGTGTCCGTTTGGCGCGTTGCGGGTCGTGGTGAATCACCACCGTGCACAGGCGATCAAATGTGATTTATGTCATCACAGGACGCAAGGACCTGCCTGCGTAGAGGCCTGCCCAACACATGCGCTCTCTTGTGTCGACGTCGCCCAACTGCGTTCTGAGAGATTACAGTAA
- the aldB gene encoding aldehyde dehydrogenase B: MTNNPPSTRLQPGEYGYPLKLKPRYDNFIGGGWVAPVDGEYYSNLTPVTGQPLCEIASSGKKDIDLALDAAHKAKEKWGHTSVQDRAAILLKIADRMEQNLELLAAAETWDNGKPIRETTGADVPLAIDHFRYFASCIRAQEGGISEVDSETVAYHFHEPLGVVGQIIPWNFPLLMASWKMAPALAAGNCVILKPARLTPLSVLLLMEIIGDLVPPGVINVVNGAGGEIGEYLATSKRIAKVAFTGSTEVGQQIMQYATQNIIPVTLELGGKSPNIFFADVMDEEDAFFDKALEGFALFAFNQGEVCTCPSRALVQESIYERFMERAIRRVESIRSGNPLDSVTQMGAQVSQGQLETILNYIDIGKKEGADILTGGRRKMLEGDLKDGFYLEPTILFGKNDMRVFQEEIFGPVLAVTTFKTMEDALELANDTQYGLGAGVWSRNGNLAYKMGRGIQAGRVWTNCYHAYPAHAAFGGYKQSGIGRETHKMMLNHYQQTKCLLVSYSDKPLGLF, encoded by the coding sequence ATGACGAATAATCCTCCCTCAACGCGTTTGCAGCCTGGCGAGTATGGTTATCCCCTCAAGTTAAAACCCCGTTACGACAACTTCATAGGCGGCGGCTGGGTTGCTCCCGTCGACGGCGAATATTACTCAAACCTAACGCCTGTCACTGGGCAACCGCTGTGCGAAATCGCCAGTTCAGGCAAAAAAGATATCGATCTGGCGCTGGATGCGGCGCATAAAGCGAAAGAGAAGTGGGGACATACCTCGGTTCAGGATCGCGCCGCCATTCTGTTGAAAATTGCCGATCGGATGGAGCAAAACCTCGAGCTGCTGGCAGCGGCTGAAACCTGGGATAACGGCAAACCGATCCGCGAAACCACCGGCGCGGACGTCCCGCTGGCTATCGACCACTTCCGTTATTTTGCCTCCTGTATTCGTGCTCAGGAAGGGGGAATCAGCGAAGTTGACAGTGAAACGGTTGCCTACCACTTCCACGAGCCGCTGGGTGTCGTGGGGCAGATTATTCCGTGGAACTTCCCGCTGCTGATGGCAAGCTGGAAAATGGCACCCGCGCTGGCGGCGGGCAACTGTGTGATCCTCAAACCGGCGCGCTTAACGCCGCTGTCCGTATTGCTGCTGATGGAAATCATCGGCGACCTGGTTCCGCCGGGCGTGATTAACGTTGTGAACGGGGCGGGCGGCGAAATCGGTGAATATCTGGCGACGTCTAAGCGTATCGCGAAAGTCGCGTTCACTGGCTCCACGGAAGTGGGCCAACAGATCATGCAGTATGCGACTCAAAATATCATTCCGGTCACGCTGGAGTTGGGTGGTAAATCGCCGAACATTTTCTTTGCCGATGTCATGGATGAAGAGGACGCTTTCTTCGACAAAGCGCTGGAAGGGTTTGCGCTGTTTGCCTTTAACCAGGGCGAGGTGTGCACCTGTCCAAGCCGTGCGCTGGTGCAGGAATCTATTTATGAACGCTTTATGGAACGGGCTATTCGTCGGGTGGAATCTATCCGCAGCGGTAATCCTCTGGACAGCGTCACGCAGATGGGGGCGCAAGTTTCTCAGGGGCAGCTTGAGACTATCCTCAATTACATTGATATCGGTAAAAAAGAGGGCGCAGATATTCTGACGGGTGGGCGTCGAAAAATGCTTGAAGGCGATCTGAAAGATGGCTTTTACCTCGAACCAACCATTCTGTTTGGCAAAAATGATATGCGCGTTTTCCAGGAGGAAATATTCGGTCCGGTGCTGGCAGTGACAACGTTTAAAACCATGGAGGATGCGCTGGAGTTGGCCAACGATACGCAATATGGCCTTGGTGCAGGCGTCTGGAGCCGCAACGGCAATCTGGCGTATAAAATGGGGCGCGGAATTCAGGCCGGACGCGTCTGGACAAACTGCTATCACGCCTATCCGGCCCATGCCGCGTTTGGCGGATATAAGCAGTCGGGAATTGGGCGCGAAACGCATAAGATGATGCTGAATCATTACCAGCAAACGAAATGTCTGCTGGTCAGCTATTCTGATAAGCCGCTGGGATTGTTCTAA
- the btr_1 gene encoding AraC family transcriptional regulator, which produces MFEKRHRITLLFNANKAYDRQVVEGVGEYLQASQSEWDIFIEEDFRASIETIKDWLGDGVIADFDDPDIQKMLVDVDVPIVGVGGSYHLPEKYPPVHYIATDNYALVESAFLHLKEKGVHRFAFYGLPASSGKRWAMEREHAFCQIVAQEKYRGVVYQGLETAPENWQHAQNRLADWLQTLPPQTGIIAVTDARARHVLQVCDHLHIPVPEKLCVIGIDNEELTRYLSRVALSSVAQGTRQMGYQAAKLLHRLLDNETLPLQRLLVPPVRVVERRSTDYRSLNDPAVIQAMHYIRNHACKGIKVDQVLDAVGISRSNLEKRFKEEVGETIHAVIHAEKLEKARSLLVSTSLSINEISQMCGYPSLQYFYSVFKKDYDTTPKEYRERYSEVLI; this is translated from the coding sequence ATGTTTGAGAAGCGTCACCGCATTACGTTGTTATTCAATGCCAACAAAGCCTATGACCGCCAGGTCGTGGAGGGCGTGGGTGAATATTTGCAGGCGTCGCAATCCGAATGGGACATCTTCATAGAAGAAGATTTTCGTGCCAGCATCGAGACAATTAAAGACTGGTTAGGTGACGGGGTTATCGCAGATTTTGATGACCCCGATATCCAAAAAATGCTTGTCGATGTCGACGTCCCCATTGTGGGCGTCGGCGGTTCTTACCACTTGCCCGAAAAATATCCGCCGGTACATTACATCGCGACCGATAACTACGCGCTGGTCGAAAGCGCGTTTTTGCATTTAAAAGAAAAAGGCGTTCACCGCTTTGCCTTTTATGGTTTGCCAGCGTCCAGCGGTAAGCGATGGGCGATGGAGCGCGAACACGCTTTTTGTCAGATTGTGGCCCAGGAAAAGTATCGTGGCGTCGTTTATCAAGGGCTGGAGACCGCACCTGAAAACTGGCAACACGCGCAAAACCGTCTGGCCGACTGGCTGCAAACGTTGCCACCGCAAACGGGTATTATTGCGGTCACAGACGCGCGTGCGCGTCATGTCCTCCAGGTATGCGACCATTTGCACATTCCGGTTCCTGAAAAACTGTGCGTCATTGGCATCGATAACGAAGAGCTTACTCGTTATTTGTCACGCGTCGCTCTGTCATCGGTTGCGCAGGGAACGCGTCAGATGGGCTATCAGGCCGCGAAATTACTTCACCGATTGCTGGATAACGAAACCCTGCCGCTGCAGCGTCTGCTGGTGCCACCTGTCCGCGTGGTGGAACGACGCTCTACCGATTACCGCTCTTTAAACGATCCTGCGGTGATTCAGGCGATGCACTACATCCGTAACCATGCCTGCAAGGGAATCAAAGTGGATCAGGTGCTGGATGCCGTGGGCATTTCTCGCTCAAATCTGGAGAAGCGTTTTAAAGAAGAGGTCGGGGAAACGATTCATGCGGTCATTCACGCCGAGAAACTGGAAAAAGCCCGCAGCCTGTTAGTGTCGACGTCGCTGTCGATCAACGAGATTTCGCAGATGTGCGGCTATCCATCGTTACAGTATTTCTATTCGGTGTTTAAAAAAGATTATGACACCACGCCGAAAGAGTATCGGGAGCGGTACAGCGAGGTGCTGATTTAG
- the avtA_2 gene encoding Valine--pyruvate aminotransferase, producing MLGGGNPAQIPAMNEYFQDLLTEMMQNGKAADALCNYDGPQGKTELLSLLANMLRDELGWDIEPQNIALDKWQPERIFLLV from the coding sequence ATGCTCGGCGGCGGAAACCCGGCGCAAATCCCGGCCATGAATGAATATTTTCAGGACCTGCTGACGGAGATGATGCAAAACGGCAAAGCCGCTGATGCACTTTGCAATTATGACGGCCCGCAGGGAAAAACCGAGCTGCTGTCGCTTCTGGCAAATATGCTGCGCGATGAACTGGGTTGGGATATCGAACCACAGAATATTGCACTGGACAAATGGCAGCCAGAGCGCATTTTTCTACTTGTTTAA
- the bax_2 gene encoding Bax, whose product MAAAESGWGTSKLARTNNNLFGMKCTKGRCTNAPGKVKGYSQFESVKDSVNAYVVNLNTHPAYASFRKSRAQLRKADQEVTASTMIHKLKGYSTQGQSYNNYLFAMYQDNQRLIAAHM is encoded by the coding sequence ATGGCTGCTGCGGAGAGTGGTTGGGGGACATCAAAACTGGCCCGCACCAACAATAATCTCTTCGGCATGAAGTGCACCAAAGGCCGCTGTACCAACGCGCCTGGCAAGGTGAAAGGGTATTCGCAGTTCGAATCGGTGAAAGATTCAGTGAATGCCTACGTGGTGAATCTGAACACGCATCCGGCGTACGCTTCATTCCGTAAATCACGCGCTCAGCTGCGTAAAGCCGATCAGGAAGTGACGGCGAGCACGATGATTCACAAGCTGAAAGGTTATTCCACTCAAGGACAGAGCTACAACAATTACTTGTTTGCGATGTACCAGGATAATCAGCGTTTGATCGCCGCCCATATGTAA
- the avtA_1 gene encoding Valine--pyruvate aminotransferase: MLFPLTPEYIGYADSGLEEDLFVSARPNIELLPEGQFKYHVDFEHLHIGEETGMICVSRPTNPTGNVITDEELMKLDVLANQHGIPLVIDNAYGVPFPGIIFSEARPLWNPNIVLCMSLSKLGLPGSRCGIIIANEKIISAITNMNGIISLAPGGIGPAMMSEMIKRNDLLRLSNDVIKPFYYQRVHETIATIRRYLPEDRCLIHKPEGAIFLWLWFKDLPISTELLYQRLKKRGVLMVPGDYFFPGLDKPWPHTHQCMRMNYVPDPEKIEAGVKILAEEIEIAWSEK; this comes from the coding sequence GTGCTTTTCCCACTGACCCCTGAATACATTGGCTATGCCGATTCCGGGCTGGAAGAGGACCTGTTTGTCTCAGCACGCCCCAATATAGAGTTGCTGCCGGAAGGACAGTTCAAGTATCACGTCGATTTTGAACATTTGCACATTGGTGAAGAGACCGGCATGATTTGTGTGTCGCGACCGACCAACCCAACGGGCAACGTCATCACAGACGAAGAGCTGATGAAGCTGGATGTGTTGGCGAATCAGCACGGCATTCCGCTGGTGATCGATAATGCTTATGGCGTGCCATTCCCGGGCATTATCTTTAGCGAAGCGCGCCCGCTGTGGAATCCGAATATCGTCCTTTGCATGAGCCTGTCTAAACTTGGCCTGCCGGGCAGCCGCTGCGGCATTATTATTGCCAATGAAAAAATCATCTCCGCTATTACCAACATGAACGGGATTATTAGCCTCGCACCTGGTGGTATTGGCCCAGCAATGATGAGTGAAATGATCAAGCGTAACGATCTGCTGCGCCTGTCAAATGATGTGATTAAGCCGTTCTACTATCAGCGCGTTCACGAAACGATTGCGACAATTCGCCGCTATCTTCCCGAAGATCGTTGCCTTATTCATAAACCCGAAGGAGCCATTTTCCTTTGGTTATGGTTTAAAGATCTGCCGATTTCAACCGAACTGCTGTATCAGCGCCTGAAAAAACGCGGCGTATTGATGGTGCCCGGCGATTACTTTTTCCCTGGGCTGGATAAGCCATGGCCGCACACTCACCAGTGCATGCGCATGAATTACGTCCCGGACCCAGAAAAGATCGAGGCCGGTGTTAAAATTCTTGCTGAAGAAATTGAAATCGCCTGGAGCGAAAAGTAG
- the malS_1 gene encoding periplasmic alpha-amylase codes for MVQQGKITLQPAANSNGLLLLERAETEKTAPFSWQNATVYFVLTDRFVNGDPSNDNSYGRHKDGMQEIGTFHGGDLKGLTTKLDYLQNLGVNALWISSPLEQIHGWVGGGTKGDFPHYAYHGYYTQDWTRLDANMGQEDDLRHLVDEAHKRGIRILFDVVMNHTGYATLADMQEYQFGALYVQGDELKKTLGERWTDWKPGAGQSWHSFNDYINFSDKAGWENWWGKKWIRTDIGDYDNPGFDDLTMSLAFLPDLKTESAAPSGLPNFYRHKPDTHAKAIAGYTPRDYLTHWLSQWVRDYGIDGFRVDTAKHVEMAGWQQLKEQATAALKDWKTANPEQKLDDAPFWMTGESWGHGVMQSDYYRHGFDAMINFDYQEQAAKAVDCLADMDLTWQQMAEKLQGFNVLSYLSSHDTRLFREGGQRAAELLLLAPGAVQLYYGDESERPFGPTGSDPLQGTRSDMNWQAVSGSQAQTVAHWQILGQFRAPSSGHWRRHSNHAIHEAGLRFYPSTPDRQSDGGVGGKSVNRSVSAPQKSGDPPGIINHPTRNP; via the coding sequence ATGGTGCAGCAAGGTAAAATCACACTTCAGCCTGCAGCCAACAGCAATGGCCTACTGCTGCTTGAGCGCGCCGAAACTGAAAAAACAGCGCCCTTTAGCTGGCAAAACGCCACCGTTTATTTCGTCCTGACGGATCGTTTTGTAAACGGGGATCCGTCAAACGACAACAGCTATGGCCGACACAAAGACGGCATGCAGGAGATTGGGACTTTCCACGGCGGCGATCTCAAAGGGCTCACCACTAAACTGGATTATTTGCAAAATCTGGGCGTCAACGCGCTCTGGATAAGCTCGCCGTTAGAGCAAATTCATGGCTGGGTCGGCGGCGGAACCAAGGGCGATTTCCCACATTACGCCTATCACGGCTACTACACGCAGGACTGGACACGACTCGACGCGAACATGGGCCAGGAGGACGATTTACGCCATCTGGTCGACGAGGCACACAAGCGCGGGATACGCATTCTTTTTGATGTGGTCATGAATCACACCGGCTACGCCACCCTTGCGGATATGCAGGAATATCAGTTCGGCGCGTTGTATGTCCAGGGTGATGAATTGAAAAAAACGCTGGGCGAGCGCTGGACCGACTGGAAGCCAGGCGCGGGGCAAAGCTGGCACAGCTTTAATGATTACATTAATTTTAGCGACAAAGCGGGATGGGAAAACTGGTGGGGTAAAAAATGGATCCGCACCGACATTGGCGATTACGACAACCCCGGTTTCGATGATCTGACCATGTCGCTGGCCTTCTTACCCGATCTCAAAACGGAATCCGCTGCGCCTTCCGGTCTGCCTAATTTCTATCGGCATAAGCCGGACACGCACGCCAAAGCCATCGCTGGTTATACCCCACGCGATTATTTAACTCATTGGCTGAGTCAATGGGTTCGCGATTACGGCATCGATGGTTTTCGCGTGGATACCGCTAAACATGTTGAAATGGCGGGCTGGCAACAGCTGAAAGAACAGGCTACTGCGGCGCTGAAAGACTGGAAAACAGCCAATCCGGAGCAAAAGCTCGATGACGCTCCGTTCTGGATGACCGGCGAATCCTGGGGTCATGGCGTGATGCAAAGCGACTATTATCGCCATGGTTTCGACGCCATGATCAATTTTGATTATCAGGAACAGGCAGCAAAAGCGGTGGATTGTCTGGCTGATATGGACCTGACCTGGCAACAAATGGCCGAAAAACTGCAGGGTTTCAACGTCCTGAGCTATCTCTCCTCTCACGACACGCGCTTGTTCCGCGAAGGTGGCCAACGTGCAGCCGAACTGCTGCTGCTCGCGCCAGGTGCCGTACAACTCTACTATGGCGACGAATCTGAACGCCCGTTTGGCCCGACCGGTTCCGATCCGCTTCAGGGGACACGCTCCGATATGAACTGGCAAGCGGTGTCGGGCAGCCAGGCGCAAACGGTCGCTCACTGGCAAATATTGGGGCAGTTCCGCGCCCCGTCATCCGGCCATTGGCGCAGGCACTCAAACCACGCTATCCATGAAGCAGGGCTACGGTTTTACCCGTCAACACCAGACCGACAAAGTGATGGTGGTGTGGGCGGGAAATCAGTAAACCGCTCCGTCTCCGCTCCCCAAAAGAGCGGAGACCCACCTGGAATAATCAACCACCCAACCAGAAATCCATAG
- the ampR gene encoding LysR family transcriptional regulator, with translation MNDLQIKLRELKIISVIAATHSIGDAAALLGMAQANVSKYLSDFEMRVGLKVFERTTRQLALTQFGEALVPYVNASLDKNSQLINFIADYKHEKSGRVTIYAPTGIITYLARHVVHEIEDIGDIHLALKTYNLDRNEFAEGVSFPDDCDILITYAQPKDENLVASVLTKYSVTAFATEAYLKQHPIQGPDDLIHHSCILIDSMLVDDANIWRFCVYDSNEIRDYKVTGNYICDNTQTALELARNNLGIVFAPKESLQQEINKGTLIPCFPHREEWWLDLTAIFRKREYQPWRVQYVLDGVLNSLRKHISQAVQGRPSPDN, from the coding sequence ATGAATGATTTACAGATTAAACTGCGTGAGTTAAAGATCATTTCCGTCATTGCTGCAACACACAGTATCGGAGATGCCGCCGCCCTGTTAGGCATGGCGCAGGCAAATGTCAGTAAATATCTTTCCGATTTTGAAATGCGTGTTGGGCTGAAAGTATTCGAACGGACAACGCGACAGCTGGCGCTGACTCAGTTCGGGGAAGCGCTGGTGCCCTATGTCAATGCTTCACTGGATAAAAATAGCCAACTCATTAATTTTATTGCCGATTACAAACACGAAAAGAGCGGCCGCGTAACAATTTATGCCCCTACCGGAATCATCACCTATCTTGCGCGTCACGTCGTACATGAGATTGAAGATATAGGGGATATTCATCTCGCGTTGAAAACCTACAATCTTGATCGCAACGAATTTGCCGAAGGCGTGTCCTTTCCGGATGATTGCGATATATTAATTACCTATGCACAACCTAAAGACGAAAATTTAGTGGCCAGCGTACTGACAAAATATTCTGTGACCGCGTTCGCCACTGAAGCCTATTTAAAGCAACATCCCATTCAAGGACCAGATGATTTAATTCATCACTCCTGTATTTTGATTGATTCAATGCTGGTCGATGATGCAAATATTTGGCGATTTTGCGTTTATGACAGCAATGAAATACGCGACTACAAAGTTACCGGAAATTATATTTGTGATAATACGCAAACAGCGTTGGAATTAGCGCGTAATAATTTAGGTATTGTCTTCGCGCCGAAAGAAAGCCTGCAGCAGGAGATCAATAAAGGAACGCTGATTCCCTGCTTTCCGCATCGGGAGGAGTGGTGGCTCGATCTAACCGCCATTTTCCGTAAGCGAGAGTATCAACCGTGGCGTGTCCAGTACGTGCTTGACGGCGTTCTAAACAGCTTACGCAAGCATATTTCTCAGGCCGTCCAGGGACGGCCTTCACCAGATAATTAG